In a genomic window of Aricia agestis chromosome 2, ilAriAges1.1, whole genome shotgun sequence:
- the LOC121738863 gene encoding uncharacterized protein LOC121738863, whose amino-acid sequence MEENESGVHYLAQLLAKRKKLMDLRNTIISIDKCRTELNTVDLVANHHSNPVTPYSNEQRSISPPPFSPLTPLIAMKTTNKNISLSEGPSNSVFHSQIQRTLCLFHDVQPKRHLHHHFDRCPQKLKNFLTH is encoded by the exons ATGGAAGAAAACGAAAGCGGG GTTCACTACTTAGCACAGCTATTAGCTAAACGGAAAAAATTGATGGATCTCCGAAACACCATAATATCTATAGACAAATGCAGAACAGAATTGAATACCGTAGATCTAGTGGCAAATCATCACA gTAATCCCGTTACTCCATACTCAAATGAGCAACGATCCATTTCTCCACCGCCTTTTTCACCCCTTACTCCACTTATTGCAATGAAAACCACTAACAAGAACATCAGTTTATCAGAAG GTCCATCTAATTCAGTTTTTCACAGTCAGATACAGAGAACATTGTGTCTGTTCCACGATGTTCAACCGAAACGCCATCTTCATCACCACTTCGACCGATGTCCCCAGAAACTCAAGAACTTTTTAACACACTAA
- the LOC121736810 gene encoding KRAB-A domain-containing protein 2-like, producing MSGNEKNERFLLRLRTIEDMKNSHYNVMVKEEFEKFLTEVEEAKFAAKKTPVQYNRLKRFNVIEVCGIKKLVTNTEPMKYYVPAEEIYDIIDAAHISIGHGGRDRLKNETSKKYANITKEIINIFLSMCEVCQRNKSKKRRGLVSKPILHTEMNSRCQVDLIDMQSQDDRGHKFIMVYQDHLTKFVILRALTTKRATEVAYHLMDIFLTFGAPCILHSDNGREFVNSIIKELASYWPELKLVNGKSRHSQSQGSVERANQDVEKMLASWMQDNKTTKWSDGLRFVQFMKNRALHSGIKQSPYQAMFGTEPKVGLTTSNLPFELLTKLNNEEDLEKAIKEMRYNFEDRDNLSEQEQNENENNNEEHEPEEYENEENQAEKDENEENQAEKDENERSETNEKYK from the exons atgagTGGAAATGAAAAGAATGAACGCTTTTTATTGAGACTTCGTACTATAGAAGATATGAAAAATAGTCACTACAATGTGATGGTGAAAGAAGAATTTGAAAAGTTTCTAACTGAAGTGGAAGAGGCAAAATTCGCGGCAAAAAAGACACCAGTACAATATAATAGACTAAAACGCTTTAATGTCATTGAAGTATGTGGTATCAAGAAATTAGTTACGAATACCGAGCCAATGAAATATTACGTACCCGCTGAAGAAATCTACGATATTATTGATGCTGCTCATATTTCGATTGGTCATGGAGGCCGTGACAGACTCAAAAATGAAACATCAAAGAAATATGCCAACATCACAaaagaaattataaatatttttctttccaTGTGTGAAGTGTGTCAAAGAAATAAAAGCAAAAAAAGGAGAGGGTTGGTTTCAAAGCCAATCTTGCACACTGAAATGAATAGTCGATGCCAAGTCGACCTCATAGACATGCAGTCTCAAGATGATCGGGGACATAAATTCATCATGGTGTATCAGGACCACCTCACCAAGTTTGTGATTCTAAGAGCTCTTACCACAAAAAGAGCCACGGAAGTGGCGTATCATTtgatggatatttttttaacttttggaGCCCCATGTATTCTTCATTCCGATAATGGAAGGGAATTCGTGAATTCGATAATAAAAGAGTTAGCATCTTATTGGCCTGAACTGAAACTTGTAAATGGAAAGTCGCGTCACAGCCAGAGCCAAGGTTCGGTGGAAAGGGCGAATCAAGACGTGGAAAAGATGCTGGCTTCCTGGATGCAGGATAACAAAACAACTAAATGGTCAGATGGCTTGAGGTTCGTTCAATTCATGAAAAATAGAGCATTGCACTCAGGAATAAAGCAATCTCCGTATCAAGCAATGTTTGGTACTGAACCTAAAGTGGGGTTGACAACATCGAATCTGCCATTTGAATTACTTACAAAACTAAATAATGAGGAGGACTTGGAAAAAGCAATCAAAGAGATGCGTTATAATTTTGAAGATAGAGACAACCTAAGTGAGCAAGAGCAAAATGAAAACGAAAACAATAATGAAGAACACGAACCAGAAGAATATGAAAATGAAGAAAATCAAGCAGAAAAAGATGAAAATGAAGAAAACCAAGCAGAAAAAGATGAAAATGAAAGGA GCGAAACGAATGAAAAATATAAGTGA